The following are encoded in a window of Rhinolophus sinicus isolate RSC01 linkage group LG12, ASM3656204v1, whole genome shotgun sequence genomic DNA:
- the TBCE gene encoding tubulin-specific chaperone E isoform X5 produces the protein MNDTLTSDVIGRRVDVNGEHATVRFYGIVPPVAGLWLGVEWDNPERGKHDGSHEGTVYFKCRHPTGGSFVRPNKVNFGVDFLTAIKKRYVLEDGPEEAGKEQIVTIGNKPVETIGFDSIIKQQSQLSKLQDISLRNCAVSCAGDKGAIAKACPNIRNVDVSRNLLSSWDEVTDIADQLTHLEVLNLSENKLRFPSDSLSPTGRFTTLKVLVLSRTGVTWAELLQCAAGWPVLEELYLESNSISISERPIDVLQTLKLLDLSSNRLIDENQLFLIAYLPRLEQLILSDIGISSLHFPDSGIGCKSSMFPSLQYLVLNDNRISQWSFINELDKLPSLQALSCLRNPLTEGSGAETARQFIIARIGQLQTLNKCKILPEERRGAELDYRKAFGNAWKKAGGHQDPAQNRPNEEFLAAHPRYQSLCLSAHWDFRGNPVHGVSQEGRACFSPCATSAEYGAPEDGELKTQQPFLLKNQLLTLKIKYPNKLDEKIIEKQLPDSMTIQKVKGLLSRLLKIPVSDLLLSYESPKMPGREIELENDQQSLQFYSVENGDCLFVRW, from the exons GACTCTGGTTAGGAGTAGAATGGGACAATCCCGAGAGAGGAAAGCATGATGGAAGCCACGAAGGGACTGTGTATTTTAAATGCAG gcACCCAACAGGAGGATCCTTTGTTCGTCCAAACAAAGTAAATTTTGGAGTAGACTTTCTTACTGCAATTAAGAAGCGCTATGTATTAGAAGATGGACCAGAGGAAGCTGGAAAAGAGCAGATTGTTACCATTGGAAATAAACCTGTAGAAACGATTGGTTTTGACTCTATTATCAAACAGCAAAG TCAGCTGAGCAAGTTGCAAGACATTTCTTTGAGGAACTGTGCAGTAAGTTGTGCGGGTGACAAAGGAGCCATTGCCAAAGCGTGTCCTA ATATTAGAAATGTAGATGTGTCCAGAAATCTGCTGTCTTCATGGGATGAAGTCACAGATATTGCTGATCAGCTCACACACCTGGAAGTCCTTAATCTCAG TGAAAATAAACTAAGATTTCCCTCTGATTCACTATCTCCAACCGGAAGATTCACTACACTGAAGGTTTTAGTTCTTAGCCGAACAGGAGTAACATGGGCTGAG CTGCTGCAATGTGCTGCCGGGTGGCCGGTCCTCGAGGAGCTGTACCTTGAGTCCAACAGTATTTCCATTTCAGAAAG GCCGATTGATGTTCTACAGACCCTCAAGTTATTAGACCTTTCCTCTAATCGGCTAATTGATGAAAACCAGCTGTTTCTAATAGCCTATCTGCCCAG ATTAGAACAACTAATCCTTTCTGACATTGGgatttcttctctccattttccagattCTGGAATCG GGTGCAAATCATCAATGTTTCCTTCCTTGCAGTACCTCGTGCTGAACGACAATCGGATATCACAA TGGTCATTTATCAATGAGCTAGATAAGTTGCCGAGTCTGCAGGCTTTGTCGTGCCTGAGAAACCCCCTGACTGAAGGGAGCGGAGCAGAGACCGCACGTCAGTTCATCATCGCCAGAATCGGGCAGCTGCAGACCCTGAACAAGTGCAAG ATTCTTCCAGAGGAGAGGCGTGGGGCCGAGCTTGACTACCGAAAAGCATTTGGAAACGCGTGGAAAAAGGCGGGGGGCCATCAGGACCCAGCGCAGAACAGGCCGAACGAAGAATTCCTTGCTGCGCACCCCAGATACCAGTCACTCTGCCTAAGTGCGCACTGGGACTTTCGGGGAAACCCTGTCCACGGGGTGTCGCAGGAGGGCCGCGCTTGCTTCTCTCCCTGTGCCACTTCAGCAG AATACGGCGCACCTGAAGATGGGGAACTCAAAACACAACAACCGTTTTTGCTCAAAAACCAGCTACTAA CACTGAAGATAAAATATCCTAATAAACTTGATGAGAAAATCATAGAGAAACAGCTGCCAG aCTCCATGACAATTCAAAAGGTGAAAGGACTGCTGTCACGTCTTCTCAAAATTCCTGTGTCAGACCTTCTGTTGTCCTATGAAAGTCCCAAA ATGCCGGGCAGAGAGATTGAACTAGAAAATGACCAACAGTCATTACAGTTTTATTCTGTGGAAAATGGAGATTGTCTGTTTGTACGATGGTaa
- the TBCE gene encoding tubulin-specific chaperone E isoform X2: MNDTLTSDVIGRRVDVNGEHATVRFYGIVPPVAGLWLGVEWDNPERGKHDGSHEGTVYFKCRHPTGGSFVRPNKVNFGVDFLTAIKKRYVLEDGPEEAGKEQIVTIGNKPVETIGFDSIIKQQSENKLRFPSDSLSPTGRFTTLKVLVLSRTGVTWAELLQCAAGWPVLEELYLESNSISISERPIDVLQTLKLLDLSSNRLIDENQLFLIAYLPRLEQLILSDIGISSLHFPDSGIGCKSSMFPSLQYLVLNDNRISQWSFINELDKLPSLQALSCLRNPLTEGSGAETARQFIIARIGQLQTLNKCKILPEERRGAELDYRKAFGNAWKKAGGHQDPAQNRPNEEFLAAHPRYQSLCLSAHWDFRGNPVHGVSQEGRACFSPCATSAEYGAPEDGELKTQQPFLLKNQLLTLKIKYPNKLDEKIIEKQLPDSMTIQKVKGLLSRLLKIPVSDLLLSYESPKMPGREIELENDQQSLQFYSVENGDCLFVRW; the protein is encoded by the exons GACTCTGGTTAGGAGTAGAATGGGACAATCCCGAGAGAGGAAAGCATGATGGAAGCCACGAAGGGACTGTGTATTTTAAATGCAG gcACCCAACAGGAGGATCCTTTGTTCGTCCAAACAAAGTAAATTTTGGAGTAGACTTTCTTACTGCAATTAAGAAGCGCTATGTATTAGAAGATGGACCAGAGGAAGCTGGAAAAGAGCAGATTGTTACCATTGGAAATAAACCTGTAGAAACGATTGGTTTTGACTCTATTATCAAACAGCAAAG TGAAAATAAACTAAGATTTCCCTCTGATTCACTATCTCCAACCGGAAGATTCACTACACTGAAGGTTTTAGTTCTTAGCCGAACAGGAGTAACATGGGCTGAG CTGCTGCAATGTGCTGCCGGGTGGCCGGTCCTCGAGGAGCTGTACCTTGAGTCCAACAGTATTTCCATTTCAGAAAG GCCGATTGATGTTCTACAGACCCTCAAGTTATTAGACCTTTCCTCTAATCGGCTAATTGATGAAAACCAGCTGTTTCTAATAGCCTATCTGCCCAG ATTAGAACAACTAATCCTTTCTGACATTGGgatttcttctctccattttccagattCTGGAATCG GGTGCAAATCATCAATGTTTCCTTCCTTGCAGTACCTCGTGCTGAACGACAATCGGATATCACAA TGGTCATTTATCAATGAGCTAGATAAGTTGCCGAGTCTGCAGGCTTTGTCGTGCCTGAGAAACCCCCTGACTGAAGGGAGCGGAGCAGAGACCGCACGTCAGTTCATCATCGCCAGAATCGGGCAGCTGCAGACCCTGAACAAGTGCAAG ATTCTTCCAGAGGAGAGGCGTGGGGCCGAGCTTGACTACCGAAAAGCATTTGGAAACGCGTGGAAAAAGGCGGGGGGCCATCAGGACCCAGCGCAGAACAGGCCGAACGAAGAATTCCTTGCTGCGCACCCCAGATACCAGTCACTCTGCCTAAGTGCGCACTGGGACTTTCGGGGAAACCCTGTCCACGGGGTGTCGCAGGAGGGCCGCGCTTGCTTCTCTCCCTGTGCCACTTCAGCAG AATACGGCGCACCTGAAGATGGGGAACTCAAAACACAACAACCGTTTTTGCTCAAAAACCAGCTACTAA CACTGAAGATAAAATATCCTAATAAACTTGATGAGAAAATCATAGAGAAACAGCTGCCAG aCTCCATGACAATTCAAAAGGTGAAAGGACTGCTGTCACGTCTTCTCAAAATTCCTGTGTCAGACCTTCTGTTGTCCTATGAAAGTCCCAAA ATGCCGGGCAGAGAGATTGAACTAGAAAATGACCAACAGTCATTACAGTTTTATTCTGTGGAAAATGGAGATTGTCTGTTTGTACGATGGTaa
- the TBCE gene encoding tubulin-specific chaperone E isoform X4 has protein sequence MCFSCSQLSKLQDISLRNCAVSCAGDKGAIAKACPNIRNVDVSRNLLSSWDEVTDIADQLTHLEVLNLSENKLRFPSDSLSPTGRFTTLKVLVLSRTGVTWAELLQCAAGWPVLEELYLESNSISISERPIDVLQTLKLLDLSSNRLIDENQLFLIAYLPRLEQLILSDIGISSLHFPDSGIGCKSSMFPSLQYLVLNDNRISQWSFINELDKLPSLQALSCLRNPLTEGSGAETARQFIIARIGQLQTLNKCKILPEERRGAELDYRKAFGNAWKKAGGHQDPAQNRPNEEFLAAHPRYQSLCLSAHWDFRGNPVHGVSQEGRACFSPCATSAEYGAPEDGELKTQQPFLLKNQLLTLKIKYPNKLDEKIIEKQLPDSMTIQKVKGLLSRLLKIPVSDLLLSYESPKMPGREIELENDQQSLQFYSVENGDCLFVRW, from the exons ATGTGTTTTTCATGCAGTCAGCTGAGCAAGTTGCAAGACATTTCTTTGAGGAACTGTGCAGTAAGTTGTGCGGGTGACAAAGGAGCCATTGCCAAAGCGTGTCCTA ATATTAGAAATGTAGATGTGTCCAGAAATCTGCTGTCTTCATGGGATGAAGTCACAGATATTGCTGATCAGCTCACACACCTGGAAGTCCTTAATCTCAG TGAAAATAAACTAAGATTTCCCTCTGATTCACTATCTCCAACCGGAAGATTCACTACACTGAAGGTTTTAGTTCTTAGCCGAACAGGAGTAACATGGGCTGAG CTGCTGCAATGTGCTGCCGGGTGGCCGGTCCTCGAGGAGCTGTACCTTGAGTCCAACAGTATTTCCATTTCAGAAAG GCCGATTGATGTTCTACAGACCCTCAAGTTATTAGACCTTTCCTCTAATCGGCTAATTGATGAAAACCAGCTGTTTCTAATAGCCTATCTGCCCAG ATTAGAACAACTAATCCTTTCTGACATTGGgatttcttctctccattttccagattCTGGAATCG GGTGCAAATCATCAATGTTTCCTTCCTTGCAGTACCTCGTGCTGAACGACAATCGGATATCACAA TGGTCATTTATCAATGAGCTAGATAAGTTGCCGAGTCTGCAGGCTTTGTCGTGCCTGAGAAACCCCCTGACTGAAGGGAGCGGAGCAGAGACCGCACGTCAGTTCATCATCGCCAGAATCGGGCAGCTGCAGACCCTGAACAAGTGCAAG ATTCTTCCAGAGGAGAGGCGTGGGGCCGAGCTTGACTACCGAAAAGCATTTGGAAACGCGTGGAAAAAGGCGGGGGGCCATCAGGACCCAGCGCAGAACAGGCCGAACGAAGAATTCCTTGCTGCGCACCCCAGATACCAGTCACTCTGCCTAAGTGCGCACTGGGACTTTCGGGGAAACCCTGTCCACGGGGTGTCGCAGGAGGGCCGCGCTTGCTTCTCTCCCTGTGCCACTTCAGCAG AATACGGCGCACCTGAAGATGGGGAACTCAAAACACAACAACCGTTTTTGCTCAAAAACCAGCTACTAA CACTGAAGATAAAATATCCTAATAAACTTGATGAGAAAATCATAGAGAAACAGCTGCCAG aCTCCATGACAATTCAAAAGGTGAAAGGACTGCTGTCACGTCTTCTCAAAATTCCTGTGTCAGACCTTCTGTTGTCCTATGAAAGTCCCAAA ATGCCGGGCAGAGAGATTGAACTAGAAAATGACCAACAGTCATTACAGTTTTATTCTGTGGAAAATGGAGATTGTCTGTTTGTACGATGGTaa
- the TBCE gene encoding tubulin-specific chaperone E isoform X1 gives MNDTLTSDVIGRRVDVNGEHATVRFYGIVPPVAGLWLGVEWDNPERGKHDGSHEGTVYFKCRHPTGGSFVRPNKVNFGVDFLTAIKKRYVLEDGPEEAGKEQIVTIGNKPVETIGFDSIIKQQSQLSKLQDISLRNCAVSCAGDKGAIAKACPNIRNVDVSRNLLSSWDEVTDIADQLTHLEVLNLSENKLRFPSDSLSPTGRFTTLKVLVLSRTGVTWAELLQCAAGWPVLEELYLESNSISISERPIDVLQTLKLLDLSSNRLIDENQLFLIAYLPRLEQLILSDIGISSLHFPDSGIGCKSSMFPSLQYLVLNDNRISQWSFINELDKLPSLQALSCLRNPLTEGSGAETARQFIIARIGQLQTLNKCKILPEERRGAELDYRKAFGNAWKKAGGHQDPAQNRPNEEFLAAHPRYQSLCLKYGAPEDGELKTQQPFLLKNQLLTLKIKYPNKLDEKIIEKQLPDSMTIQKVKGLLSRLLKIPVSDLLLSYESPKMPGREIELENDQQSLQFYSVENGDCLFVRW, from the exons GACTCTGGTTAGGAGTAGAATGGGACAATCCCGAGAGAGGAAAGCATGATGGAAGCCACGAAGGGACTGTGTATTTTAAATGCAG gcACCCAACAGGAGGATCCTTTGTTCGTCCAAACAAAGTAAATTTTGGAGTAGACTTTCTTACTGCAATTAAGAAGCGCTATGTATTAGAAGATGGACCAGAGGAAGCTGGAAAAGAGCAGATTGTTACCATTGGAAATAAACCTGTAGAAACGATTGGTTTTGACTCTATTATCAAACAGCAAAG TCAGCTGAGCAAGTTGCAAGACATTTCTTTGAGGAACTGTGCAGTAAGTTGTGCGGGTGACAAAGGAGCCATTGCCAAAGCGTGTCCTA ATATTAGAAATGTAGATGTGTCCAGAAATCTGCTGTCTTCATGGGATGAAGTCACAGATATTGCTGATCAGCTCACACACCTGGAAGTCCTTAATCTCAG TGAAAATAAACTAAGATTTCCCTCTGATTCACTATCTCCAACCGGAAGATTCACTACACTGAAGGTTTTAGTTCTTAGCCGAACAGGAGTAACATGGGCTGAG CTGCTGCAATGTGCTGCCGGGTGGCCGGTCCTCGAGGAGCTGTACCTTGAGTCCAACAGTATTTCCATTTCAGAAAG GCCGATTGATGTTCTACAGACCCTCAAGTTATTAGACCTTTCCTCTAATCGGCTAATTGATGAAAACCAGCTGTTTCTAATAGCCTATCTGCCCAG ATTAGAACAACTAATCCTTTCTGACATTGGgatttcttctctccattttccagattCTGGAATCG GGTGCAAATCATCAATGTTTCCTTCCTTGCAGTACCTCGTGCTGAACGACAATCGGATATCACAA TGGTCATTTATCAATGAGCTAGATAAGTTGCCGAGTCTGCAGGCTTTGTCGTGCCTGAGAAACCCCCTGACTGAAGGGAGCGGAGCAGAGACCGCACGTCAGTTCATCATCGCCAGAATCGGGCAGCTGCAGACCCTGAACAAGTGCAAG ATTCTTCCAGAGGAGAGGCGTGGGGCCGAGCTTGACTACCGAAAAGCATTTGGAAACGCGTGGAAAAAGGCGGGGGGCCATCAGGACCCAGCGCAGAACAGGCCGAACGAAGAATTCCTTGCTGCGCACCCCAGATACCAGTCACTCTGCCTAA AATACGGCGCACCTGAAGATGGGGAACTCAAAACACAACAACCGTTTTTGCTCAAAAACCAGCTACTAA CACTGAAGATAAAATATCCTAATAAACTTGATGAGAAAATCATAGAGAAACAGCTGCCAG aCTCCATGACAATTCAAAAGGTGAAAGGACTGCTGTCACGTCTTCTCAAAATTCCTGTGTCAGACCTTCTGTTGTCCTATGAAAGTCCCAAA ATGCCGGGCAGAGAGATTGAACTAGAAAATGACCAACAGTCATTACAGTTTTATTCTGTGGAAAATGGAGATTGTCTGTTTGTACGATGGTaa
- the TBCE gene encoding tubulin-specific chaperone E isoform X3, protein MNDTLTSDVIGRRVDVNGEHATVRFYGIVPPVAGLWLGVEWDNPERGKHDGSHEGTVYFKCRHPTGGSFVRPNKVNFGVDFLTAIKKRYVLEDGPEEAGKEQIVTIGNKPVETIGFDSIIKQQSENKLRFPSDSLSPTGRFTTLKVLVLSRTGVTWAELLQCAAGWPVLEELYLESNSISISERPIDVLQTLKLLDLSSNRLIDENQLFLIAYLPRLEQLILSDIGISSLHFPDSGIGCKSSMFPSLQYLVLNDNRISQWSFINELDKLPSLQALSCLRNPLTEGSGAETARQFIIARIGQLQTLNKCKILPEERRGAELDYRKAFGNAWKKAGGHQDPAQNRPNEEFLAAHPRYQSLCLKYGAPEDGELKTQQPFLLKNQLLTLKIKYPNKLDEKIIEKQLPDSMTIQKVKGLLSRLLKIPVSDLLLSYESPKMPGREIELENDQQSLQFYSVENGDCLFVRW, encoded by the exons GACTCTGGTTAGGAGTAGAATGGGACAATCCCGAGAGAGGAAAGCATGATGGAAGCCACGAAGGGACTGTGTATTTTAAATGCAG gcACCCAACAGGAGGATCCTTTGTTCGTCCAAACAAAGTAAATTTTGGAGTAGACTTTCTTACTGCAATTAAGAAGCGCTATGTATTAGAAGATGGACCAGAGGAAGCTGGAAAAGAGCAGATTGTTACCATTGGAAATAAACCTGTAGAAACGATTGGTTTTGACTCTATTATCAAACAGCAAAG TGAAAATAAACTAAGATTTCCCTCTGATTCACTATCTCCAACCGGAAGATTCACTACACTGAAGGTTTTAGTTCTTAGCCGAACAGGAGTAACATGGGCTGAG CTGCTGCAATGTGCTGCCGGGTGGCCGGTCCTCGAGGAGCTGTACCTTGAGTCCAACAGTATTTCCATTTCAGAAAG GCCGATTGATGTTCTACAGACCCTCAAGTTATTAGACCTTTCCTCTAATCGGCTAATTGATGAAAACCAGCTGTTTCTAATAGCCTATCTGCCCAG ATTAGAACAACTAATCCTTTCTGACATTGGgatttcttctctccattttccagattCTGGAATCG GGTGCAAATCATCAATGTTTCCTTCCTTGCAGTACCTCGTGCTGAACGACAATCGGATATCACAA TGGTCATTTATCAATGAGCTAGATAAGTTGCCGAGTCTGCAGGCTTTGTCGTGCCTGAGAAACCCCCTGACTGAAGGGAGCGGAGCAGAGACCGCACGTCAGTTCATCATCGCCAGAATCGGGCAGCTGCAGACCCTGAACAAGTGCAAG ATTCTTCCAGAGGAGAGGCGTGGGGCCGAGCTTGACTACCGAAAAGCATTTGGAAACGCGTGGAAAAAGGCGGGGGGCCATCAGGACCCAGCGCAGAACAGGCCGAACGAAGAATTCCTTGCTGCGCACCCCAGATACCAGTCACTCTGCCTAA AATACGGCGCACCTGAAGATGGGGAACTCAAAACACAACAACCGTTTTTGCTCAAAAACCAGCTACTAA CACTGAAGATAAAATATCCTAATAAACTTGATGAGAAAATCATAGAGAAACAGCTGCCAG aCTCCATGACAATTCAAAAGGTGAAAGGACTGCTGTCACGTCTTCTCAAAATTCCTGTGTCAGACCTTCTGTTGTCCTATGAAAGTCCCAAA ATGCCGGGCAGAGAGATTGAACTAGAAAATGACCAACAGTCATTACAGTTTTATTCTGTGGAAAATGGAGATTGTCTGTTTGTACGATGGTaa